In Pseudomonas oryzihabitans, the DNA window CGGCTGCATTGCCGGCCGCCACCACCGCTCGGCCCAGCGCCGTCAGGCCGCCACCCTCGCCATGGCAACCGCCAGCGCAGGCGTTGTCGCGGTTATAGGCGAGCAGCATCTGGCGCACCCCAAGAGAGGCGTATAGACCCACCATCGCCGGGTCGTCGAGCAGCATGGTCGAGCCTTCCAGATCGAAGGAAATGGCCAGCTTGCCTTGCTCGCGCGCACGGTGGAGGTCGGCCACCTCGCCGGCGAGACAGAAGTGCGCGTCATGCCGAGCGAGCCAGGCGCGGAAGCCGGCGAGGGTTTGCAGCACCGTCGTGAACGGCGTCATGTCCATGCCGACGTTGATCGACACGTGATGGAAGCCGGCGTCGCGATAGCGACCCAAGGCAGACATGTCCTGCCCCGGCACAAGGGGCAGGCAGGCATGGGCGTCCCAGCGTAGCGGCAGAGGTCGTTCGCGCCTGGGCGCCATCGTCTCCAAGGTCTTCTCCCCTCTCCACGTCTCCGGAGAGGCTCACCATAGCACGCAGACTCAAAGGACGGCCTGGCGACGGAGATCCCGTCGCCAGGTCGGCCCGACTTCGCGTCGGCGACGGCCTAGCCGAGGCTGACGCCCCGCAGCAGCGCCGGATCCACGCTTCGGGCCCGGTAGCGGACCGAGGCCTGACCATAGGCCTTGGGATCGAGCACCTGGTCCCAGCGGCTGGCGGCTACCTGTTGGACCGGTGCGACCTCGGCTTGCGCGACCTTGGGCTGCGGCACGGCCTGGCTGCGTCTTTCGTTGATCTCGGCGGCCATGGCGGTATAGCTGGCGGTGCTGAGCAGGGCGAGTGCGGCCATCTTGTTGAAGACGTTCATGGGGGATTCTCCTGTCTTGAACATGGGGGCTGGCGTCACCGCGCAAAGGCGGTCCGGCGTCAGTCACGGTGCTACCTTGCGCCCTGGCGTCTTAACGCTGTCTTAACCCCTCTGAACCCGACCTGAACGGCTGCGACAACCTGCCCCAGGCGATGGCCACTGGCCAATTGATCTGGATCAGTTTTGCCCAGGGCCAGCAGGCGCATCCTGCATGCAGCCGCCACTCCGCCCTGGAGGGGCGCCACGGCTCGCGAGGTCGCCATGAACGGACGCCTGGTCAAAGAACTCTTGGTCATCCTGCTGATCAAGCTGGCGCTGCTGATGGTGATCAAGAGCCTCTGGTTCAGCGCCCCCACGGTTCCGCCCGACGCCACCCAGGCGGTCAGCGCCCACCTGCTGGACTAGTACCCCTTCCTTTAGCTTGAGGAGATTGCCGGGATGATCTCGGAATCCGTCGTGGACCTGTCACGCCTGCAATTCGGCATGACCGCGCTGTATCACTTCATCTTCGTGCCCCTG includes these proteins:
- the cydP gene encoding cytochrome oxidase putative small subunit CydP, translating into MNGRLVKELLVILLIKLALLMVIKSLWFSAPTVPPDATQAVSAHLLD